The following coding sequences lie in one Xanthomonas hortorum pv. pelargonii genomic window:
- a CDS encoding CoA-acylating methylmalonate-semialdehyde dehydrogenase: MSESVPRVSLLIDGEFVVSDSSHWQDVVNPADQSVLAQVPFATTAEVDAAVAAASRAFVSWRKTPIGTRARVFLKYQQLIREHMPELAALLSAEQGKTLADAEGDVFRGLEVVEHAAAIGNLQLGELANNVANGVDTYSLLQPLGVCAGITPFNFPAMIPLWMFPMAIATGNTFVLKPSEQDPMVTMRLVELALKAGIPKGVLNVVHGGEEVVNALCDHPEIKALSFVGSTKVGTHVYRRASLAGKRVQCMMGAKNHAVVLPDANQEQTLNAMVGAAFGAAGQRCMAASTLVLVGEAQQWIPALVAKAKALKLGAGNAQGTDVGPLISCAARERVESLIASGVEQGATLELDGRAPTVPGFEQGNFVGPTIFSGVTPGMRIYDEEIFGPVLVILGADTLDDAIALVNANPNGNGTALFTQSGAAARRFQEDIDVGQVGINVPIPVPVPLFSFTGSRASKLGDLGPYGKQVVMFYTQTKTVTARWFDDQTLGHGVNTTISLK, translated from the coding sequence ATGAGCGAATCCGTCCCCCGCGTGTCCCTATTGATCGATGGCGAATTTGTGGTTTCCGACAGTTCGCACTGGCAGGACGTGGTCAACCCGGCCGACCAGTCGGTGCTGGCGCAGGTGCCGTTCGCCACCACGGCCGAAGTCGACGCCGCAGTGGCCGCCGCCAGCCGTGCCTTTGTCAGCTGGCGCAAGACGCCCATCGGCACCCGCGCGCGTGTCTTCCTCAAATACCAGCAACTGATCCGCGAACACATGCCCGAGCTGGCCGCGCTGCTGAGCGCCGAGCAGGGCAAGACCCTGGCCGATGCCGAAGGCGATGTGTTCCGCGGGCTGGAGGTGGTGGAGCACGCCGCGGCGATCGGCAATCTGCAGCTGGGCGAGCTGGCCAACAACGTCGCCAACGGCGTGGACACCTACAGCCTGTTGCAGCCGCTGGGCGTGTGCGCCGGCATCACCCCGTTCAACTTCCCGGCGATGATTCCGCTGTGGATGTTTCCGATGGCCATCGCCACCGGCAACACCTTCGTGCTCAAGCCCTCCGAGCAGGATCCGATGGTGACCATGCGGCTGGTGGAGCTTGCGCTGAAAGCCGGCATTCCCAAGGGCGTGCTCAACGTGGTGCACGGCGGCGAAGAGGTGGTCAACGCGCTGTGCGACCACCCCGAGATCAAGGCGCTGTCGTTCGTCGGCTCGACCAAGGTGGGCACGCACGTCTACCGGCGCGCATCGCTGGCCGGCAAGCGCGTGCAATGCATGATGGGCGCCAAGAATCACGCCGTGGTGCTGCCGGACGCCAATCAGGAACAGACCCTCAACGCGATGGTTGGTGCCGCTTTTGGTGCCGCGGGCCAGCGTTGCATGGCGGCATCCACCCTGGTGCTGGTGGGCGAGGCGCAGCAATGGATTCCGGCGCTGGTTGCCAAGGCCAAGGCCTTGAAGCTGGGTGCGGGCAATGCGCAGGGCACCGACGTGGGCCCGCTGATTTCCTGCGCCGCACGCGAGCGTGTGGAGAGCCTGATCGCCTCCGGTGTGGAGCAGGGCGCCACGCTGGAACTGGATGGTCGAGCGCCGACCGTACCTGGGTTCGAACAAGGCAATTTCGTCGGCCCGACGATCTTCTCCGGCGTCACGCCGGGCATGCGCATCTACGACGAAGAAATCTTCGGCCCCGTGCTGGTGATCCTGGGCGCAGACACGCTGGACGACGCGATTGCGCTGGTCAACGCCAATCCCAACGGCAACGGCACCGCGTTGTTCACTCAGTCCGGTGCTGCCGCGCGCCGTTTCCAGGAAGACATCGACGTGGGCCAGGTCGGCATCAATGTGCCGATTCCGGTGCCGGTGCCGCTGTTCTCGTTCACCGGCTCGCGTGCCTCCAAGCTCGGCGACCTGGGCCCGTACGGCAAGCAGGTGGTGATGTTCTACACCCAGACCAAAACCGTCACCGCGCGCTGGTTCGACGACCAGACGCTGGGCCATGGCGTCAATACCACCATCTCTCTCAAGTGA
- a CDS encoding helix-turn-helix domain-containing protein produces MPHTQPPLRHQLGLRLQRLRQRHGLTQAELARRLALSPSYLNQIERNQRPLTLAIQQRLKATLGDLEGLLDLDDPAALVEPLDESLRSLGHSLSAAELRVLTGNLPQVAQALLDLHRAHRHLLERNAALELQIGADHAALPSLSPGEQVRDYFNRAHNYLPELDERAEALYAELGLTPDNLALRLRQRLADRHGLLVQDATDLLSDKRSVDTQARVLWLPAHLRPGQQAFQMAAQLALLECAPLLEARIADAGFEDAERIALSRIGLSNYFAGALVMPYGEFLYSAQACRYDIEWLADRFDVGFEAVCHRLSTLQRRGAAGLPIFFMRVDRAGNVSKRHSATDFHFSHVGGACPLWIVYEAFNQPDRILTQIARMPDGRRYFWLARQVSSGAPGYGRPRKTFALAMGCDLRHADQLVYARGWDLDAVDDAVPIGPGCLTCERSDCVQRAFPALPRLPASTR; encoded by the coding sequence ATGCCACACACGCAGCCACCTCTGCGCCACCAGCTCGGCCTGCGCCTGCAGCGGCTGCGCCAGCGCCACGGCCTGACCCAGGCCGAACTGGCGCGCCGGCTGGCGTTGTCGCCGAGCTATCTCAACCAGATCGAGCGCAACCAGCGCCCGTTGACGCTGGCGATCCAGCAGCGGCTCAAGGCCACCCTGGGCGACCTCGAAGGCCTGCTGGACCTGGACGACCCCGCCGCGCTGGTGGAACCCTTGGACGAATCGCTGCGCAGCCTGGGCCACAGCCTGTCGGCCGCCGAGCTGCGCGTGCTCACCGGTAATCTGCCGCAGGTGGCGCAGGCACTGCTGGATCTGCACCGCGCCCATCGGCATCTGCTCGAGCGCAATGCCGCACTGGAACTGCAGATCGGTGCCGACCACGCCGCACTGCCCTCGCTGTCGCCCGGCGAGCAGGTGCGCGATTACTTCAATCGCGCGCACAACTACCTGCCCGAACTGGATGAGCGCGCCGAAGCGCTGTATGCCGAACTCGGGCTGACCCCGGACAACCTTGCGCTGCGGCTGCGCCAACGCCTGGCCGATCGCCATGGCTTATTGGTGCAGGACGCCACCGACCTGCTCAGCGACAAACGCAGCGTGGATACGCAGGCGCGCGTGCTGTGGCTGCCTGCGCATCTGCGCCCCGGCCAGCAGGCCTTCCAGATGGCGGCGCAGTTGGCGTTGCTGGAGTGTGCGCCGCTGCTGGAGGCGCGCATTGCCGATGCCGGATTCGAAGATGCCGAGCGCATCGCGTTGTCGCGCATCGGTTTGTCGAACTATTTCGCCGGCGCCCTGGTGATGCCGTATGGCGAATTTCTGTACAGCGCGCAGGCCTGCCGCTACGACATCGAATGGCTGGCCGATCGTTTCGATGTGGGCTTCGAGGCAGTCTGCCACCGGCTCAGCACCTTGCAACGGCGCGGTGCGGCCGGCTTGCCGATCTTCTTCATGCGGGTGGACCGCGCCGGCAATGTGTCCAAGCGCCACTCGGCCACCGATTTCCACTTCTCGCATGTCGGCGGCGCCTGCCCGCTGTGGATCGTCTACGAAGCCTTCAATCAGCCCGACCGCATCCTGACCCAGATCGCGCGCATGCCCGATGGCCGCCGCTATTTCTGGCTTGCGCGCCAGGTCAGCAGCGGCGCGCCCGGTTACGGCCGCCCGCGCAAGACCTTTGCATTGGCGATGGGCTGCGACCTGCGCCATGCCGATCAACTGGTGTATGCGCGCGGCTGGGACCTGGATGCGGTGGACGATGCGGTGCCGATCGGCCCGGGCTGCCTGACCTGCGAGCGCAGCGACTGCGTGCAGCGTGCCTTCCCGGCATTGCCTCGATTGCCTGCCAGCACGCGCTAG
- a CDS encoding TonB-dependent receptor produces MPVHHTGHSASRRLRRTPARDVLCTTIAFVLASAFSAHAQDSAPAPAAAPASDSAAAPPPVTLDNITVIGQRASLNQAVQAKQMSDHVMEVISADNMGQMPNVTVAEALVRLPGVNGTRDRGNESLATVRGLGPRMTMGTVNGREIASSEPNRAVRWEVFPTEIVSTVKVYKTQSADLVAGGLAATVDISTISPLDYTGPGFVGTAGPVFYDHAKDVDGYTPWGNRFGASWVHKINDNLAVALGATYQKQKNSNSSIGSWGYTDATTSRDVDGDGTVDPTPFGAADQLKLTDQTRTGAMGTVQWRSGNFELKFDGLYSRIEIDEDQLQNWFNGLAFSTFSTGANPYTTPGSSYTIVDGDVVAGTLANSNLQVDHVVSHYNEVKTLTAGGLNAKWNGDVWTLGSDLSFSQAKRDNTWQAVRFGSNPDTVSFDFRRSVTPTISTSSDTPEYGIAGQTEPQALRDKIAALALNASRAVDAAAFTSLEFGVRAARREKQNRRFISNQSGYDQPISAYQGLIYPVTMPDLNVPTLTGGNMAAIAEIGFGGFDPSTLDEQLLDHWNVKEDVREAFAKAVFSSQVFGTDVTGNIGVRLVNTKTTSDGFDSVGTTVQASTDSKEYTDVLPSATVNFLIDDQRILRFAVAKVIARPPLDELRTGRRLDDPNVTVGQLTGSGGNPQLDPFKATQVDVSYEWYFHKEALAAIAVYRKEVDSSIGYRTDREVINGLDYLVSAPFNGGGGHINGVELTFQTPFYFIPHMENFGVYSNFSLVDSNLKEFSPVDNPLPLSGLARKTGTFDLWYSNGSFEARVGYKYHSPYTVVYGWNAARLARLQSEGTVDLSLNWQYSKQLSFRFQAGNLTNEPLRAYTDNKPNRLANQDDGGYQVFGRRYALEASYKF; encoded by the coding sequence ATGCCCGTTCACCACACCGGCCACTCGGCCAGCCGGCGCCTGCGCCGCACCCCTGCGCGCGACGTCCTCTGCACCACCATCGCCTTCGTTCTGGCCAGCGCGTTCAGTGCGCACGCTCAGGACAGCGCGCCTGCGCCTGCCGCAGCGCCGGCCAGCGACAGCGCCGCCGCGCCGCCACCGGTCACGCTCGACAACATCACCGTGATCGGCCAGCGCGCCAGCCTGAATCAGGCCGTGCAGGCCAAGCAGATGTCCGATCACGTCATGGAAGTGATCTCCGCCGACAACATGGGCCAGATGCCCAATGTCACCGTGGCCGAAGCGCTGGTGCGCCTGCCCGGCGTCAACGGCACCCGCGACCGCGGCAACGAGAGCCTGGCCACCGTGCGCGGCCTGGGCCCGCGCATGACCATGGGCACCGTCAACGGGCGCGAGATCGCCTCGTCCGAGCCTAACCGCGCGGTGCGTTGGGAAGTGTTCCCCACCGAGATCGTCTCCACCGTCAAGGTCTACAAGACCCAGTCGGCGGATCTGGTGGCCGGTGGCCTTGCCGCAACGGTGGACATCTCCACCATCAGCCCGCTGGACTACACCGGCCCGGGCTTCGTCGGCACCGCCGGCCCGGTGTTCTACGACCACGCCAAGGACGTGGACGGCTACACCCCGTGGGGCAACCGCTTCGGCGCCAGCTGGGTGCACAAGATCAACGACAACCTGGCGGTTGCGCTGGGCGCCACCTATCAGAAGCAGAAGAACTCCAACTCCTCGATCGGCAGCTGGGGCTACACCGATGCCACCACCTCGCGCGATGTGGATGGTGACGGCACCGTGGATCCCACGCCATTCGGCGCGGCCGACCAGCTCAAGCTGACCGACCAGACCCGCACCGGTGCAATGGGCACGGTGCAATGGCGCTCGGGCAACTTCGAGTTGAAGTTCGACGGCCTGTATTCGCGGATCGAAATCGACGAAGACCAGTTGCAGAACTGGTTCAACGGGCTGGCTTTCAGCACCTTTTCGACCGGTGCCAATCCGTACACCACGCCTGGCTCGTCCTACACCATCGTCGATGGCGATGTGGTCGCCGGTACGCTGGCCAATTCGAACCTGCAGGTCGACCATGTGGTCAGCCACTACAACGAGGTCAAGACGCTCACCGCCGGCGGCTTGAACGCCAAGTGGAACGGCGATGTGTGGACGCTGGGCAGCGACCTGTCGTTCTCGCAGGCCAAGCGCGACAACACCTGGCAGGCGGTGCGCTTCGGCAGCAATCCGGACACTGTCTCGTTCGATTTCCGCCGTAGCGTCACCCCCACCATCAGCACCAGCTCGGACACGCCCGAATACGGCATCGCCGGCCAGACCGAGCCGCAGGCGCTGCGCGACAAGATCGCCGCGCTCGCGCTCAACGCCAGCCGCGCGGTCGATGCAGCGGCCTTCACCTCGCTGGAATTCGGCGTACGCGCCGCGCGTCGCGAAAAGCAGAACCGCCGCTTCATCAGCAATCAATCCGGCTACGACCAACCGATTTCTGCGTATCAGGGCCTGATCTATCCGGTGACCATGCCGGACTTGAACGTGCCCACGCTGACCGGCGGCAACATGGCTGCCATCGCCGAGATCGGCTTCGGCGGCTTCGATCCGAGCACGCTCGACGAACAACTGCTCGACCACTGGAACGTCAAGGAAGACGTGCGCGAAGCCTTCGCCAAAGCGGTGTTCAGCTCGCAGGTGTTCGGCACCGATGTCACCGGCAATATCGGCGTGCGCCTGGTCAACACCAAGACCACCAGCGACGGCTTCGATTCGGTCGGCACCACCGTGCAGGCCAGCACCGACAGTAAGGAATACACCGACGTCTTGCCCAGTGCGACGGTCAACTTCCTGATCGACGATCAGCGCATCCTGCGCTTTGCAGTGGCCAAGGTCATCGCGCGTCCGCCGCTGGACGAGCTGCGCACCGGCCGTCGTCTGGACGACCCCAATGTCACCGTCGGCCAGCTCACCGGCAGCGGCGGCAACCCGCAGCTGGATCCGTTCAAGGCCACCCAGGTCGATGTGTCCTACGAGTGGTACTTCCACAAGGAAGCGCTCGCGGCGATTGCGGTCTACCGCAAGGAAGTGGATTCCAGCATCGGCTACCGCACCGACCGTGAAGTGATCAACGGCCTGGATTACCTGGTCAGCGCACCGTTCAATGGCGGCGGCGGACATATCAACGGTGTGGAGCTCACCTTCCAGACGCCGTTCTACTTCATCCCGCACATGGAAAACTTCGGCGTCTATTCCAACTTCTCGCTGGTCGATTCCAACCTCAAGGAATTCTCGCCGGTCGACAACCCGTTGCCGCTGAGCGGCCTGGCGCGCAAGACTGGCACCTTCGATCTTTGGTACAGCAACGGCAGCTTCGAGGCGCGTGTGGGTTACAAGTACCACAGCCCCTACACCGTGGTGTACGGCTGGAATGCGGCGCGTCTTGCCCGTTTGCAGAGCGAAGGCACGGTGGACTTAAGC